One Panicum virgatum strain AP13 chromosome 9K, P.virgatum_v5, whole genome shotgun sequence genomic region harbors:
- the LOC120652045 gene encoding nuclear transport factor 2-like isoform X3, giving the protein MPAKKAAEEFSQEVKKDFDRQMGCAAGMFQIFDRRRLLTGRQRGCNPGTGNQLPSAMAGQAGNPANHHISPHVISSAFVQQYYHILHEQPDQVHKFYQESSVLGRPESNGTMVDVTTLGNINEKIMSMDFGKFLIEIETADAQLSHKDGVLIVVTGSLTSDDGVCRRFTQSFFLAPQEAGGYFVLNDVFRFISERKPAEIAQVGTQENESGQNGISASETCSALPEPTPADKSVILDHVTAESIVTERQISNPSVNGTAVENNVNVEPPVQVVKEDPKKAPVTAPPPPAPTQTDVTKKSYASIVKDMKEGPLTPPVAKTTPSVPKQKPAPKPVSKAVEGPEKASVKPAQANGASDMIVAQNNSSRSEQGYSIFVKNLPFNSNVEIVEEEFKKFGAIKPGGIQVRHNKHDRFVFGFVEYESQQSMQAAIEASPIHMEEKEVQIEAKRTNSRGGRFQSGRGGYQGDNFRGRGGGYMDNANYRGGDNFNQRNEENFNRRNEGENFNRRNEGENYNRRNEGEGYNRRNEGESYNRRNDGESYNHRNDGGEIFNRRNDGGENFNRRNDSGENFNRRNNFRNQNEFSGRGRGAPPPGNGYHQNGNGLYPVRHFQNGNGRFGRVSSGPKQSPVAV; this is encoded by the exons ATGCCGGCTAAAAAGGCAGCGGAGGAGTTCTCCCAGGAGGTGAAGAAAGACTTCGACCGGCAGATGGGGTGCGCGGCTGGCATGTTCCAGATcttcgaccgccgccgccttctcacCGGCCGGCAACGTGGCTGCAACCCCGGGACCGGGAACCAACTGCCTTCAG CAATGGCAGGGCAAGCAGGGAACCCAGCAAACCATCATATAAGCCCCCACGTG ATAAGCAGCGCTTTTGTTCAGCAATATTACCACATTCTACATGAGCAACCAGATCAAGTGCACAAGTTTTACCAAGAATCAAGTGTCCTTGGTCGACCAGAGTCCAATGGAACCATGGTGGATGTAACCACCCTTGGT AACATCAATGAAAAAATTATGTCTATGGACTTCGGGAAATTCTTAATAGAGATAGAGACGGCGGATGCGCAGTTATCTCACAAGGATGGGGTGCTCATTGTTGTTACTGGATCCCTGACTTCAGATGATGGCGTCTGCCGTAGGTTTACCCAGTCGTTCTTCCTTGCTCCGCAAGAAGCTGGTGGCTATTTTGTTCTCAACGATGTGTTTAGGTTTATATCAGAGCGGAAACCTGCTGAGATAGCTCAAGTTGGTACTCAAGAAAATGAAAGTGGTCAGAATGGTATATCTGCATCTGAAACATGTTCAGCATTACCAGAACCTACTCCAGCTGACAAGAGTGTGATCTTGGACCATGTGACAGCTGAGAGTATTGTCACGGAGAGGCAAATTAGTAATCCCTCTGTTAATGGAACTGCTGTTGAAAATAATGTTAATGTTGAGCCACCTGTGCAAGTGGTCAAAGAGGATCCCAAAAAGGCCCCAgttactgctcctccccctcctgctcCAACTCAGACAGATGTTACTAAGAAATCTTATGCATCCATT GTGAAGGACATGAAGGAGGGCCCACTGACTCCACCAGTTGCCAAAACAACTCCATCAGTTCCCAAGCAAAAGCCTGCTCCTAAGCCAGTGTCCAAGGCTGTTGAAGGTCCGGAAAAAGCATCCGTGAAAcctgcccaggctaatggagcCAGTGATATGATTGTTGCCCAAAACAACTCTTCTCGCAGTG AGCAAGGCTATTCAATTTTTGTCAAGAATTTGCCTTTCAATTCTAATGTTGAAATTGTTGAGGAGGAATTTAAGAAATTTGGCGCTATAAAGCCAGGTGGCATCCAAGTCAGGCACAATAAG CATGATCGTTTTGTCTTTGGCTTTGTCGAGTACGAGTCCCAGCAGTCTATGCAAGCAGCAATTGAG GCATCTCCAATTCATATGGAGGAGAAAGAAGTCCAAATTGAGGCGAAAAGGACCAATTCACGAG GTGGCCGTTTCCAATCTGGCAGGGGAGGGTACCAGGGTGATAACTTCAGGGGACGTGGCGGTGGCTATATGGACAATGCAAACTATAGGGGCGGTGACAACTTCAACCAACGGAATGAAGAGAACTTCAACCGCAGGAATGAAGGCGAGAACTTCAACCGCAGGAATGAAGGCGAGAACTACAACCGCAGGAATGAAGGCGAGGGCTACAACCGCAGGAATGAAGGCGAGAGCTACAACCGCAGGAATGACGGCGAAAGCTACAACCATAGGAACGATGGTGGCGAGATCTTCAACCGCAGGAATGACGGTGGCGAGAACTTCAACCGCAGGAACGACAGCGGCGAGAACTTCAACCGAAGAAACAACTTCAGAAATCAGAATGAGTTCTCTGGTCGCGGACGGGGGGCACCTCCACCAGGGAATGGTTACCACCAGAATGGGAATGGTCTCTACCCAGTTCGACACTTCCAGAATGGGAATGGGAGGTTTGGCCGTGTCAGCAGTGGCCCTAAGCAATCACCAGTTGCTGTGTAG
- the LOC120652045 gene encoding nuclear transport factor 2-like isoform X4 — protein MAGQAGNPANHHISPHVISSAFVQQYYHILHEQPDQVHKFYQESSVLGRPESNGTMVDVTTLGNINEKIMSMDFGKFLIEIETADAQLSHKDGVLIVVTGSLTSDDGVCRRFTQSFFLAPQEAGGYFVLNDVFRFISERKPAEIAQVGTQENESGQNGISASETCSALPEPTPADKSVILDHVTAESIVTERQISNPSVNGTAVENNVNVEPPVQVVKEDPKKAPVTAPPPPAPTQTDVTKKSYASIVKDMKEGPLTPPVAKTTPSVPKQKPAPKPVSKAVEGPEKASVKPAQANGASDMIVAQNNSSRSEQGYSIFVKNLPFNSNVEIVEEEFKKFGAIKPGGIQVRHNKHDRFVFGFVEYESQQSMQAAIEASPIHMEEKEVQIEAKRTNSRGGRFQSGRGGYQGDNFRGRGGGYMDNANYRGGDNFNQRNEENFNRRNEGENFNRRNEGENYNRRNEGEGYNRRNEGESYNRRNDGESYNHRNDGGEIFNRRNDGGENFNRRNDSGENFNRRNNFRNQNEFSGRGRGAPPPGNGYHQNGNGLYPVRHFQNGNGRFGRVSSGPKQSPVAV, from the exons ATGGCAGGGCAAGCAGGGAACCCAGCAAACCATCATATAAGCCCCCACGTG ATAAGCAGCGCTTTTGTTCAGCAATATTACCACATTCTACATGAGCAACCAGATCAAGTGCACAAGTTTTACCAAGAATCAAGTGTCCTTGGTCGACCAGAGTCCAATGGAACCATGGTGGATGTAACCACCCTTGGT AACATCAATGAAAAAATTATGTCTATGGACTTCGGGAAATTCTTAATAGAGATAGAGACGGCGGATGCGCAGTTATCTCACAAGGATGGGGTGCTCATTGTTGTTACTGGATCCCTGACTTCAGATGATGGCGTCTGCCGTAGGTTTACCCAGTCGTTCTTCCTTGCTCCGCAAGAAGCTGGTGGCTATTTTGTTCTCAACGATGTGTTTAGGTTTATATCAGAGCGGAAACCTGCTGAGATAGCTCAAGTTGGTACTCAAGAAAATGAAAGTGGTCAGAATGGTATATCTGCATCTGAAACATGTTCAGCATTACCAGAACCTACTCCAGCTGACAAGAGTGTGATCTTGGACCATGTGACAGCTGAGAGTATTGTCACGGAGAGGCAAATTAGTAATCCCTCTGTTAATGGAACTGCTGTTGAAAATAATGTTAATGTTGAGCCACCTGTGCAAGTGGTCAAAGAGGATCCCAAAAAGGCCCCAgttactgctcctccccctcctgctcCAACTCAGACAGATGTTACTAAGAAATCTTATGCATCCATT GTGAAGGACATGAAGGAGGGCCCACTGACTCCACCAGTTGCCAAAACAACTCCATCAGTTCCCAAGCAAAAGCCTGCTCCTAAGCCAGTGTCCAAGGCTGTTGAAGGTCCGGAAAAAGCATCCGTGAAAcctgcccaggctaatggagcCAGTGATATGATTGTTGCCCAAAACAACTCTTCTCGCAGTG AGCAAGGCTATTCAATTTTTGTCAAGAATTTGCCTTTCAATTCTAATGTTGAAATTGTTGAGGAGGAATTTAAGAAATTTGGCGCTATAAAGCCAGGTGGCATCCAAGTCAGGCACAATAAG CATGATCGTTTTGTCTTTGGCTTTGTCGAGTACGAGTCCCAGCAGTCTATGCAAGCAGCAATTGAG GCATCTCCAATTCATATGGAGGAGAAAGAAGTCCAAATTGAGGCGAAAAGGACCAATTCACGAG GTGGCCGTTTCCAATCTGGCAGGGGAGGGTACCAGGGTGATAACTTCAGGGGACGTGGCGGTGGCTATATGGACAATGCAAACTATAGGGGCGGTGACAACTTCAACCAACGGAATGAAGAGAACTTCAACCGCAGGAATGAAGGCGAGAACTTCAACCGCAGGAATGAAGGCGAGAACTACAACCGCAGGAATGAAGGCGAGGGCTACAACCGCAGGAATGAAGGCGAGAGCTACAACCGCAGGAATGACGGCGAAAGCTACAACCATAGGAACGATGGTGGCGAGATCTTCAACCGCAGGAATGACGGTGGCGAGAACTTCAACCGCAGGAACGACAGCGGCGAGAACTTCAACCGAAGAAACAACTTCAGAAATCAGAATGAGTTCTCTGGTCGCGGACGGGGGGCACCTCCACCAGGGAATGGTTACCACCAGAATGGGAATGGTCTCTACCCAGTTCGACACTTCCAGAATGGGAATGGGAGGTTTGGCCGTGTCAGCAGTGGCCCTAAGCAATCACCAGTTGCTGTGTAG
- the LOC120652045 gene encoding protein LONGIFOLIA 1-like isoform X1 — MPAKKAAEEFSQEVKKDFDRQMGCAAGMFQIFDRRRLLTGRQRGCNPGTGNQLPSGHDLPGSSMYAPVYNPANPNTTPEKLSSKSTTENSILSVESSRVSSSSSSSCSSLSSLDGSKPVQQELPYIEEETVEGRTVRSSRSLKSSNKVVKSKQRNNTDFRDVVKDSINRHSGILTIKTTTMAQRNGLHKDSPRPLLISKSTDGTYVIAIDKSSGLPAYVGEPSRQPRFSCDDRQMLQQAEAQDSQMPSSKLRELPRLSLDSRKESVRPGSHLNNFGYAKADDSLIDNLKSQESPRHRRASGVIAKLMGLEETLDSSGPVRSHRPAHDIQNGNPSQIPRSICPDPSVSQPMVQPPILKTRPSARIIPEAAPLKQKERGITGYNDEARTRSASTYNDMERRLRRLTLSECNKDLRTLRILGNLHAKHTPFQRDCNARLLPTQKATAEGNNTTAQDLQSPVVTIKPARGIMRPNASVASLAGPKVHRKSQHEERPFTRKSDNSDRKKTHSHHGRVHSKAEEAVGSTISPTPSRSLSPRFVQKKSDCGSIPRLAVPAMSPGKTPNEVVSPRGRLRSKAAQANNICCDDKMSTIPESRISLSKKVDMGIINYLNPLNVNTSCSHQSNTASTLNHEETPPILSSNKKNIHPLENIPSPISVLDATFCQDGLSPSMRSISNSFQDVSTHTLDECWNPVSLPDTPRLKKNCEDDHILPENMTALIQKLELLQLLTDEAPSTNDNLLMDTANKDRRYIYEILSASGLLDSEPGSRMMPSQFQLPSYPINPGVFLILEQAKPAAGKLQRKLIFDLANELIAQKIHNGSSVKQPLQLFRCKKSSGWHLFKELCSEIEILQSEASIIRFSEEEEEESKPAMNAVDEMGKWKSFDSELQEIVLDIERYIFKNLIDEVISGEAMRKV; from the exons ATGCCGGCTAAAAAGGCAGCGGAGGAGTTCTCCCAGGAGGTGAAGAAAGACTTCGACCGGCAGATGGGGTGCGCGGCTGGCATGTTCCAGATcttcgaccgccgccgccttctcacCGGCCGGCAACGTGGCTGCAACCCCGGGACCGGGAACCAACTGCCTTCAG GCCATGATCTTCCAGGCAGCAGCATGTATGCCCCAGTGTATAATCCAGCTAATCCAAACACAACTCCG GAGAAATTGTCCAGCAAAAGTACGACGGAGAACAGTATCCTCTCAGTGGAATCATCGAGAGTATCTTCATCGTCTTCGTCATCCTGCTCTTCATTATCATCCCTGGACGGCAGCAAACCAGTACAGCAAGAGCTCCCTTACATCGAAGAGGAGACAGTTGAGGGAAGGACAGTGAGGAGCTCACGAAGCTTAAAGTCTTCCAATAAAGTGGTTAAATCCAAACAGAGAAATAATACTGATTTTAGAGATGTTGTAAAGGACTCAATCAACCGGCACTCTGGCATCCTAACCATCAAGACCACAACGATGGCGCAGAGAAATGGATTGCACAAAGACTCACCAAGGCCGCTGCTGATATCCAAATCAACAGATGGAACTTATGTGATTGCGATCGATAAGAGCAGTGGGCTTCCAGCATATGTTGGTGAACCTAGCAGGCAGCCACGTTTCTCATGTGATGATCGACAGATGCTGCAGCAAGCAGAAGCTCAAGATAGCCAGATGCCTTCATCAAAGCTCAGGGAGCTTCCTAGGTTGTCCTTGGACAGTAGGAAAGAGTCTGTTAGGCCAGGTTCGCATCTGAATAACTTTGGTTATGCAAAAGCCGATGACAGTCTCATTGATAATTTGAAGAGCCAAGAATCCCCAAGACATAGGCGGGCAAGCGGTGTCATTGCCAAACTCATGGGGTTGGAAGAGACTCTAGATAGCTCTGGGCCTGTAAGATCACACAGACCAGCACATGACATTCAAAATGGTAACCCGTCACAAATTCCCAGGAGTATCTGCCCTGATCCCAGTGTATCACAGCCGATGGTTCAGCCTCCTATACTGAAAACCAGGCCTTCAGCAAGAATTATCCCTGAAGCTGCCCCTTTGAAGCAGAAGGAGAGAGGTATAACAGGATACAATGATGAAGCAAGGACAAGATCTGCATCCACCTATAATGACATGGAGAGAAGGCTCAGGCGTCTCACATTATCTGAATGCAATAAGGACTTGAGGACTCTCAGGATACTTGGCAATTTGCACGCAAAGCACACGCCGTTCCAGAGAGATTGCAATGCTAGATTATTGCCCACTCAGAAGGCAACTGCTGAAGGAAACAACACTACTGCTCAAGATCTCCAATCTCCAGTTGTGACCATTAAGCCGGCAAGAGGAATCATGAGACCGAATGCTTCAGTTGCTTCCCTTGCAGGACCAAAAGTCCACAGAAAGTCGCAGCATGAAGAGCGTCCTTTCACCAGGAAGAGTGACAACAGTGACAGGAAGAAGACCCATTCTCACCATGGAAGAGTTCATTCTAAGGCAGAGGAAGCTGTTGGCAGCACAATCTCACCAACGCCTTCTAGATCGTTGAGCCCGAGATTTGTGCAGAAGAAATCAGACTGTGGAAGTATCCCTCGCTTGGCAGTTCCAGCGATGTCTCCGGGCAAGACACCCAATGAAGTAGTGTCCCCAAGAGGCAGACTAAGGTCAAAGGCTGCGCAAGCAAACAATATCTGCTGCGATGATAAGATGTCAACGATTCCTGAAAGTAGAATTAGTTTATCCAAGAAGGTTGATATGGGCATTATCAATTATCTAAATCCTCTTAATGTCAACACATCATGCAGCCATCAAAGCAATACAGCTTCAACGTTGAATCATGAA gaaACACCACCAATTCTATCATCTAACAAGAAGAACATACATCCACTGGAGAACATACCAAGTCCTATATCAGTCCTCGATGCCACGTTCTGTCAAGATGGGTTGTCACCTTCAATGAGGAGCATATCAAATTCTTTCCAAG atgtttcgacacatacatTGGATGAGTGCTGGAACCCAGTAAGCCTCCCTGACACACCAAGATTGAAGAAAAATTGTGAGGATGACCATATACTACCAGAAAACATGACAGCCCTTATCCAAAAGCTTGAGCTCTTGCAATTGTTGACCGATGAGGCTCCAAGCACAAATGACAATTTGTTAATGGACACTGCCAATAAAGACCGCCGTTACATTTATGAGATACTCTCAGCATCAGGCCTCCTGGACAGTGAACCAGGCTCCAGGATGATGCCTAGTCAGTTCCAGCTGCCAAGCTACCCAATCAATCCCGGGGTTTTCCTTATCCTTGAACAAGCAAAACCAGCCGCAGGAAAGCTTCAGCGCAAGCTCATTTTCGATCTTGCAAATGAACTCATTGCTCAGAAAATACACAATGGCAGTTCGGTGAAACAACCACTGCAGTTGTTTCGATGTAAGAAATCAAGTGGATGGCATCTTTTCAAGGAATTATGCTCAGAGATTGAAATACTCCAATCTGAGGCCTCAATAATAAGATTCtctgaagaggaagaggaagagagcAAGCCGGCAATGAATGCAGTAGATGAAATGGGAAAATGGAAGAGTTTTGACAGTGAGCTACAAGAGATAGTTCTGGACATTGAAAGATACATCTTTAAGAATCTCATTGATGAGGTAATAAGTGGTGAAGCCATGAGAAAGGTGTAA
- the LOC120652045 gene encoding protein LONGIFOLIA 1-like isoform X2: MPAKKAAEEFSQEVKKDFDRQMGCAAGMFQIFDRRRLLTGRQRGCNPGTGNQLPSGHDLPGSSMYAPVYNPANPNTTPEKLSSKSTTENSILSVESSRVSSSSSSSCSSLSSLDGSKPVQQELPYIEEETVEGRTVRSSRSLKSSNKVVKSKQRNNTDFRDVVKDSINRHSGILTIKTTTMAQRNGLHKDSPRPLLISKSTDGTYVIAIDKSSGLPAYVGEPSRQPRFSCDDRQMLQQAEAQDSQMPSSKLRELPRLSLDSRKESVRPGSHLNNFGYAKADDSLIDNLKSQESPRHRRASGVIAKLMGLEETLDSSGPVRSHRPAHDIQNGNPSQIPRSICPDPSVSQPMVQPPILKTRPSARIIPEAAPLKQKERGITGYNDEARTRSASTYNDMERRLRRLTLSECNKDLRTLRILGNLHAKHTPFQRDCNARLLPTQKATAEGNNTTAQDLQSPVVTIKPARGIMRPNASVASLAGPKVHRKSQHEERPFTRKSDNSDRKKTHSHHGRVHSKAEEAVGSTISPTPSRSLSPRFVQKKSDCGSIPRLAVPAMSPGKTPNEVVSPRGRLRSKAAQANNICCDDKMSTIPESRISLSKKETPPILSSNKKNIHPLENIPSPISVLDATFCQDGLSPSMRSISNSFQDVSTHTLDECWNPVSLPDTPRLKKNCEDDHILPENMTALIQKLELLQLLTDEAPSTNDNLLMDTANKDRRYIYEILSASGLLDSEPGSRMMPSQFQLPSYPINPGVFLILEQAKPAAGKLQRKLIFDLANELIAQKIHNGSSVKQPLQLFRCKKSSGWHLFKELCSEIEILQSEASIIRFSEEEEEESKPAMNAVDEMGKWKSFDSELQEIVLDIERYIFKNLIDEVISGEAMRKV, from the exons ATGCCGGCTAAAAAGGCAGCGGAGGAGTTCTCCCAGGAGGTGAAGAAAGACTTCGACCGGCAGATGGGGTGCGCGGCTGGCATGTTCCAGATcttcgaccgccgccgccttctcacCGGCCGGCAACGTGGCTGCAACCCCGGGACCGGGAACCAACTGCCTTCAG GCCATGATCTTCCAGGCAGCAGCATGTATGCCCCAGTGTATAATCCAGCTAATCCAAACACAACTCCG GAGAAATTGTCCAGCAAAAGTACGACGGAGAACAGTATCCTCTCAGTGGAATCATCGAGAGTATCTTCATCGTCTTCGTCATCCTGCTCTTCATTATCATCCCTGGACGGCAGCAAACCAGTACAGCAAGAGCTCCCTTACATCGAAGAGGAGACAGTTGAGGGAAGGACAGTGAGGAGCTCACGAAGCTTAAAGTCTTCCAATAAAGTGGTTAAATCCAAACAGAGAAATAATACTGATTTTAGAGATGTTGTAAAGGACTCAATCAACCGGCACTCTGGCATCCTAACCATCAAGACCACAACGATGGCGCAGAGAAATGGATTGCACAAAGACTCACCAAGGCCGCTGCTGATATCCAAATCAACAGATGGAACTTATGTGATTGCGATCGATAAGAGCAGTGGGCTTCCAGCATATGTTGGTGAACCTAGCAGGCAGCCACGTTTCTCATGTGATGATCGACAGATGCTGCAGCAAGCAGAAGCTCAAGATAGCCAGATGCCTTCATCAAAGCTCAGGGAGCTTCCTAGGTTGTCCTTGGACAGTAGGAAAGAGTCTGTTAGGCCAGGTTCGCATCTGAATAACTTTGGTTATGCAAAAGCCGATGACAGTCTCATTGATAATTTGAAGAGCCAAGAATCCCCAAGACATAGGCGGGCAAGCGGTGTCATTGCCAAACTCATGGGGTTGGAAGAGACTCTAGATAGCTCTGGGCCTGTAAGATCACACAGACCAGCACATGACATTCAAAATGGTAACCCGTCACAAATTCCCAGGAGTATCTGCCCTGATCCCAGTGTATCACAGCCGATGGTTCAGCCTCCTATACTGAAAACCAGGCCTTCAGCAAGAATTATCCCTGAAGCTGCCCCTTTGAAGCAGAAGGAGAGAGGTATAACAGGATACAATGATGAAGCAAGGACAAGATCTGCATCCACCTATAATGACATGGAGAGAAGGCTCAGGCGTCTCACATTATCTGAATGCAATAAGGACTTGAGGACTCTCAGGATACTTGGCAATTTGCACGCAAAGCACACGCCGTTCCAGAGAGATTGCAATGCTAGATTATTGCCCACTCAGAAGGCAACTGCTGAAGGAAACAACACTACTGCTCAAGATCTCCAATCTCCAGTTGTGACCATTAAGCCGGCAAGAGGAATCATGAGACCGAATGCTTCAGTTGCTTCCCTTGCAGGACCAAAAGTCCACAGAAAGTCGCAGCATGAAGAGCGTCCTTTCACCAGGAAGAGTGACAACAGTGACAGGAAGAAGACCCATTCTCACCATGGAAGAGTTCATTCTAAGGCAGAGGAAGCTGTTGGCAGCACAATCTCACCAACGCCTTCTAGATCGTTGAGCCCGAGATTTGTGCAGAAGAAATCAGACTGTGGAAGTATCCCTCGCTTGGCAGTTCCAGCGATGTCTCCGGGCAAGACACCCAATGAAGTAGTGTCCCCAAGAGGCAGACTAAGGTCAAAGGCTGCGCAAGCAAACAATATCTGCTGCGATGATAAGATGTCAACGATTCCTGAAAGTAGAATTAGTTTATCCAAGAAG gaaACACCACCAATTCTATCATCTAACAAGAAGAACATACATCCACTGGAGAACATACCAAGTCCTATATCAGTCCTCGATGCCACGTTCTGTCAAGATGGGTTGTCACCTTCAATGAGGAGCATATCAAATTCTTTCCAAG atgtttcgacacatacatTGGATGAGTGCTGGAACCCAGTAAGCCTCCCTGACACACCAAGATTGAAGAAAAATTGTGAGGATGACCATATACTACCAGAAAACATGACAGCCCTTATCCAAAAGCTTGAGCTCTTGCAATTGTTGACCGATGAGGCTCCAAGCACAAATGACAATTTGTTAATGGACACTGCCAATAAAGACCGCCGTTACATTTATGAGATACTCTCAGCATCAGGCCTCCTGGACAGTGAACCAGGCTCCAGGATGATGCCTAGTCAGTTCCAGCTGCCAAGCTACCCAATCAATCCCGGGGTTTTCCTTATCCTTGAACAAGCAAAACCAGCCGCAGGAAAGCTTCAGCGCAAGCTCATTTTCGATCTTGCAAATGAACTCATTGCTCAGAAAATACACAATGGCAGTTCGGTGAAACAACCACTGCAGTTGTTTCGATGTAAGAAATCAAGTGGATGGCATCTTTTCAAGGAATTATGCTCAGAGATTGAAATACTCCAATCTGAGGCCTCAATAATAAGATTCtctgaagaggaagaggaagagagcAAGCCGGCAATGAATGCAGTAGATGAAATGGGAAAATGGAAGAGTTTTGACAGTGAGCTACAAGAGATAGTTCTGGACATTGAAAGATACATCTTTAAGAATCTCATTGATGAGGTAATAAGTGGTGAAGCCATGAGAAAGGTGTAA